Genomic DNA from Candidatus Krumholzibacteriia bacterium:
CAGCACCGTGGCTAGGCTCTCCGCGGTCGGCCATTGCCCGGCAGCCGCGGCGACATACATGGGGGCTTCCAGGGCAAGCGCCCCTCGGAATCTAGGAACGAGCGCGCGCGCCTCGTCGACGCGGCCGAGCTGGAGCAGGAGAAAGAATTGGGCTCCGAGAACCTGCTGGTTCGGGCCGAACGGGCTAACTCTCTCGGCCGCCCTGGCACTCTCGAGGGCCTCGCTCAGACGGCCTGCCGACGCCAGGCACGCACACCGATTGAGGTGAGCGTACATGCCTTGGGGTGCGAGCTGGACGTTTTGCTCGCTCGCAGCCAGTGCACCGGCCAAATCCCCACTGAGGGAATGGACAGCGGTTGTAACCCAGAGCCGCGCTTCTTCGGTGATCCGCTCAGGGCGGGCAAGAGCCTCACGGAACGCTGCGAGCGCCGAATCCGGCTCGCCCAAGTTCCCGAACGAGAATCCGAGACCCGTCCAAGCGAGCGCGAAGTCGGGATCGAGCCCGAGAGCGCTCCGCCAGCACGTCATGGCGGCGCGGTTGTCACCACCCCCGATCAGGGCTAATGCCCGCTGATGAATCTTGAACGCCTCGAACGACGGCGTGATGGCTAGCATCAGTTCGCGAGTCGCTCGCATCGTGCTCCGGTGCTCGCCCAGCTCCGTGCGGAGCCGCTTGGCGATTCTTCCCACGGTCGGGATCAAGTCTTCTTCATCCCTTGCCGCGTCGCTCACCGACACGAGCACGCGCGCACTGTCCACCTCCACGGCTCTCAAGACGATTGAATACCCCCTGCCCAGGCGTCCCACCCGCCCCTCGAGCACGGTGCGTACCGCGCTTCGGTACGCCAGCTCCCGGGCCAACTCCGCGTCCACACGCGTAGACGAGGGCTTGCCCGCGCTCTGCAGCGCCAAGCGGATCTGGTCGCGCGGGACGGTTGATACGATCGCTGACTGATCCAGTGCCGCAATCACCAGGTCGCCGATGGCCGCCACGACGGAGGAGTCGGCGGCGGGCCCGTCGAACTCGGCGACCAGGATCCAGGCTCTCGTCTCCGGGTCGGGCAGACGGCCAGGGAAGAGCGTCGGGCCGAATCGCCATGCGGCGAACGCCAGGGCGAGAACCGCCGCGGCACCCGCCACGAGCACCCACCGGCGCACGGGTGTGGCGGCCGTGGGCTTCGGGACCTCGTATGCAGGCGACGAACCCGACTCGAGGTCCTTGCGCAGGCGCCTCAAGTCCACCGCCACATCGTCCATGTGCTGGTAGCGGTCCTCCGGACGACGGGCGAGCGCCTTCTCGACGATCCGGTGCAGATCGAGTGGAACTTTGGGTACGAGCTCGTGTACGGGCGGCGGCTGGCTTCTCTGGATCTCCTGGGCGATGTCCGCCGGTTTGGCTCCCCGGAACGGACGTTGCGCCGTGGTCATCTCGTAGAGCACCGTGCCGAAGGAAAAGATGTCGCTCCGGGCATCCAGCTTCTCGCCCCGCACTTGTTCCGGCGACATGTAGGGCAGTGTCCCCGCGATCCGCGTCCGGGTCTCCTCCGGGAGCTTCTCGGTCTGGGTGGAAGCGAGCGAGCCGAATGTCGAGTCGCGCGGTTCGAAGAGGACGGCAAGCCCGAAGTCCACGATCTTCAGTTCGCCCTCGGGCGTGACCAGGATGTTGGCCGGCTTGAGATCGCGGTGGAGGAGTCCCTTGCGGTGCGCGCGGGCGAGGCCCTGCGCCACTTGCTGTCCCCAGTCGGCCACCTTATCCGGCGGCAGAGGTCGGCCATGGAGGATCTTGCTGAGCGACTGCCCCTCGACGTACTCCATCACGATGAAATCCAGGTCGCCCTCGCGCCCCAGTTCGTGGACCTGGACGATGTTGCCGTGGCTGACAGAGGCTGCGAGCCGGGCCTCGTCGAGGAACATCCGCCGGCGCTCCTCGTCGAGGGCGAGGTCGGCGGGGAGCACTTTGATGGCGACCGTGC
This window encodes:
- a CDS encoding serine/threonine-protein kinase, translated to MGAEGGQLLSHYRLVEKIGEGGMGVVWKAEDTVLSRTVAIKVLPADLALDEERRRMFLDEARLAASVSHGNIVQVHELGREGDLDFIVMEYVEGQSLSKILHGRPLPPDKVADWGQQVAQGLARAHRKGLLHRDLKPANILVTPEGELKIVDFGLAVLFEPRDSTFGSLASTQTEKLPEETRTRIAGTLPYMSPEQVRGEKLDARSDIFSFGTVLYEMTTAQRPFRGAKPADIAQEIQRSQPPPVHELVPKVPLDLHRIVEKALARRPEDRYQHMDDVAVDLRRLRKDLESGSSPAYEVPKPTAATPVRRWVLVAGAAAVLALAFAAWRFGPTLFPGRLPDPETRAWILVAEFDGPAADSSVVAAIGDLVIAALDQSAIVSTVPRDQIRLALQSAGKPSSTRVDAELARELAYRSAVRTVLEGRVGRLGRGYSIVLRAVEVDSARVLVSVSDAARDEEDLIPTVGRIAKRLRTELGEHRSTMRATRELMLAITPSFEAFKIHQRALALIGGGDNRAAMTCWRSALGLDPDFALAWTGLGFSFGNLGEPDSALAAFREALARPERITEEARLWVTTAVHSLSGDLAGALAASEQNVQLAPQGMYAHLNRCACLASAGRLSEALESARAAERVSPFGPNQQVLGAQFFLLLQLGRVDEARALVPRFRGALALEAPMYVAAAAGQWPTAESLATVLRSTPSADDDTRQAAATVLAAVQASRGEVTAADRTLRQAQLVAETKGEALRGNQLKWTRLALMVFSHGPGAAPGEMGQWDSTTAGLVTRGQWAAAAGDTILARRLLATVRTRSAPDISRQGFTPTLLEAWIAARSGRWQEVLSRLGPAALQGEATGYVLLQSAPLMRWMVAEAYDRLGLPDSAATYFERAIAPPLRGGTDFSAPRMAFSFGHQRLVLLYARMGRLQEARQHWEIFQQTFTDPDPELHP